The Mycoplasmopsis columbinasalis genomic interval AAGTAAATTTGGGCATCAGTTTTAATTTTGCTGCGGTCGAAGTAGTCTGTCACATAAGTTGCAACTTTTTTAACTTCAAAATCTCGACCATTAGATAAAACATCGCTTGGCAATAAAGTTTGCAAACTAGCGTGGGGCGCAAAGGTATTTGCCGGCGTTTGAAGACCGCGGAAGTTGACAAATGGTAAATAATTAATTTTGACAGTAGTTTTCTTGTTATCTGCTTCTTTAAAGACAAACCCGCTGTAATCAGTGCCATCAAGGTAACCAGTGAAACGCAGCTGGCTCACTATGCTAGGTGTATAGTCAGCAGTATAACCAGAAGCAATGGTGGTTTTGTTAGCGACTTTGAAGTCAGCTTTAGATTTTAGTTGCGCAATCACTTTACCGTAACCCATAGTTTCGAGGAACAAACGATAAAACTTGCGGTAAGTAGGTTCTTGATCAGCGGCCACTGGAATTCACACATCATTAGCAAAAATACGTGTGTTAGGATCAGCGGTATGTTCGCTAGTAGCTGCTAGTGGGTAGGTACGTCCCCAGTCGGTAACGAAAGTGTTGTTGGTATATAAATATTCAAACCCGTTGTTATTAGGTGAAGGTTGAACATATCCTGACACATAGAAGTTTTGGTAAGGTTTATACGTGCTGCCTTCCTTGTTGTTTCAGTTAATGTTAGTGTCAGTAGCATCGTAGTAAATTGGGATGTAAGAATATTTTTGTCATTCACGAGGAATTAATTCTTCGAATGAATAGTAATATTTCAAAGAATCAAGTTTGGCTTTCCCAATTATTAGTGACTTTACTTTAACTGGTGCTGGCCCAAAAAAAGTGTCGATTTCAGTTTCTAAATCATCTGATGGTGTAAAAGTAATTTCTTTTTCACCATCAGCATTAGTTTCCGCAATCGCATCCAAACGTTGGTAAATTTCTTTGTAAGTAGCAAAGTCGGTGGTATTAGCTAAAGCAAAAATGTCGCTAGTTGACACACGGGCATTACCAATAAAGTTGTCGTTGGTGACATCAAAGTTACCATAACGCGCTATCTTACCGTTGGCTCGTTCAATGTAGGTGGGGTCATAACCAGTTGAATCATCGTAGTGTAAATATGTTTTGAATTTGTCAAAGAAGTCTTTGTAAAAGTATGATTTGCTAACTTTGACGTTTTGCGCAGTAGCGCTAGCTAAGTCGTTATATTCAAACGTAGTGTTGGCGGCCACAGTTTTATCTTGGAGGTCACCAATTTCCACATAAGAATTAGATCAGTGGTGAGTGTATTCGTGGTAAAGTGTAGAGTGTAGTCCAATTACTTTTTGCTTGAGTGAAAAAGTTTTTTCTGTAAAAGTAGTTGCGTCGAGATTAATCACTTGCATCGCAGGTAAATACAATCCTGCAACATTTGGGGTAAAAGCATAAGGATAGTTCACATTTACCAGATTAAGAAAAACAATTTCTGGTCCAAAAGGTTGAAGCGCATAAAAATAGTTCGCAAGCAAAATTAATCCCGAAAAACCTAGCGCATAGTAAGCAACGTTTTTTACACTGCCATCAGCTTGGCGTTCTGTGCGCACACGGTAAACATGATCAACTCATTTAATTTTGAAAATTGGGTCGGTGTAAGTCACGGCGAAATTATTTTCAGAATATTCAACCTTACCTAACTTTAATCAGTTACGTGGGTCTTGATTAAGTTTGTTAATAAGTTGCTTGGTTTCACTGCTAAGAATATTTTCGTGTTCAATGTCCTCTAAATTAAGTGGCAAAAAGTCACTTGAATTTAGTTTATAATCATCAACAACTTTATTAAGTTGGAGTTTATTTTCAAATGCTTTGACAAGCCCATCAGCTAGAACTTCCTGATTACTTGCTTCAGTTGAGGAGAAAACATTACAGCTAGCAGAAACAAGCGAAAGTGCACTGATGGGAGCAGCAAGAAATGGTCATAATTTAATTTTTTTCTTCATATTTACCTCCATTTTTCTTTTGAAAAATTGCTACGAATTTAAATAAAAAAAGAAGCGAAATTATCTTTAGTTAAGCAATAAGCCTATATTATAAGAATATTTGTAAAACAAGTCGCTTAATTTGAAGTTAATTTCTCATTTTTTCAGCTTAAAGTGTAAGTTGTACTCTGGTCATTTGGAATAGCTTTTACTGTCCAAACAGATTGTAGTGGTGTCAACTGGTTCATAAAAGTATTGCTGCTATCCAAAATTGTACGCTGAGGCAAAGGATTAGTTGGCGCAAAAGAATTGAAATTAGCGGCAAAGTCATAAATTAACTCGTTGTCTTCAACTAAATTATTTTGGTTTAGGTCTTTTCACAAGGCCATTTTGGTATCAGTGCGGGTAAGTAAATTAAGATCAAAATTTTCTGTTACATATGGCGCAAGTTTTTTGGTTTGTTGTCCATTACTAAGTTCACTTAAAACAGAACTTGGCGTCATAATTTCAAAATTACTTAAATTAGTGGCTGGTTTGTTTAAGCCGTTAAAATTACTAAAAGGTAAATATTTGATTTTGGCAACTTTTTTAGTTTCACCGTTAACAAAAACTCAACCTGTGTAATCTAAATTTGGTAAAAAACCAATTATTTTTTTGTAATTATTGGCTAATTTAATTTTGTCAATTGCTTTTAAATATTTCTTAGATAATTCATTATTTTCCACAAATTTTTGATGTGTAGTTGAACCAATTTGTGTAATCAATTTTCCGTATCCCATTGTGTTTAAGAATAATTTGTAAAATTTTAAATAACTAGGTTGATCTGAATTAAGGTCTAACCAAATGTCATTTGAGAAAGCTCTATCAACTGTGTGGGCTTTTGGATCATTAAGATTTAAATTGCTAGTAGTTCTGAACCAATCTTGGGCAAAAGCGCTGCGAATTGGAACAAACTGCAACAATGGTTCATTTTTTTTGTAAAATGAACCATAAAAATTTGTTTCACTAATGTAATTGCCGTGAATTTTGCTCTTGCCTCTAGTTTCGTCTCATTTGTAATAGGGAACGAAAGCATATTTCCTTCACTCTCGACCTACTAATTCGGAAAATAAATAATAAAAATAAACAAAATTTAAAAACGTTTGACTATAACCGTCTTGAATTTCGTTGTAAAAACTTTCAACGTATCACGGAGCGGACGAGGTGTTTGGTAAAAGATCATTAGGCTTTAAATATGGTAAAAAACCTACGATGTAATTTTGATTTTGAATTTTCTTAAGTTCTTCTCTAAGTTTATTTACTTCAGTTAAGTTGGTAGAATTTGCTAAGATGAATAAATCGCTCGTTTTTATCTTGGCTTTGCCAATGAAATTCGCGACATTGACTTCTTTGTTATTAAATACTTCTTTGCCATCAAGCTCTTCAATAACAAAATCAGTTTGGCTCGAATCGCTAAAATTTAAAAGTGTTTTAAAATCATTCACAAAAGTGGATAAATAATTATCTGTTTTTGAAGTACTGTGTTTGCGCCCATCAGCAGCCAACGCTGTAAATTCTTGGTTGTAATCGAGATTTGAAACATAAGTGTTTGTTCAATGTTTCATATAAGTACTAAAAAGCATTTCTTGAGCAATTTGTACTTTTTCGCGCAAAGAAAACCCTTTTTCCGATCATGCTGCCATATTTACATTAATACTGTTTGATTCAGGGAAATATTCAATCAAGACCTTTTTTTGTTTTTGGTTAGCGTTATTAATGTTAATAGTACCTAGAAAGGCAATTTCGGGACCAAAACTTTGTTTTGCTAAAAAGTGATTTGCCAATAATGCTAAGCCATTTTTTCCAAGGGTAAATCTTGGTGCACGTACAAGTTTTAGTTGCGACTGCTCAACATCAAATTCAGTTTTTACACCTATGCCATAAGCATATTCAACAAATTTAATTCCAAAAAGAGGATCAATATAAGTTAATTGATATTCGTTAGGATTCTCAAGAAAATTTTGTTCTGCTAATCATTTTTCTGGTTGCTCATTAAGGCTTGAAATTAGTTTTTCTACTTGATTAGAAAGCAAGTTATCTTTTCTAATTGTTTCTATGTCTAGCTTTAAAAAATCACTTGGCGAAACAGTCATAGGATCAGGCAAGGTGTTGAGTTCAAGTGTATCTTCAAATGGTGTAAAAACCCGTTCGAGTTTCTCATCAAAAACTTGTTCTGATGGTGCTTCCACTATTATGTTTCTTTGTGGCGCAGAAGTAATAACTGTCTGATTAGGTTTGAATGCGAAATAACCTACTAAAGCCGTGATTCCGACTAAACCGACAACAGCGCTCCCAATTATTCATCGTTTAGAATTATTTTTTTTCATAACTTAGTTCACCTCAAATTTAATGAATTATACTCAATAAAAAATTCTTTTTGATTTTCTTAAAGGGACGAATTCTTTAAATAACGCTATAAAATAGTATTATTGAAGTAACTGACTAAATTATCAACGTAGTTCTTTCTTTTTGATTTTGCAATTTTTAGGTAAAATTTGTCATATTAAAGGCGAGCGGAAAGTTTTATAGTTTTTAATAACTATTTTTTAATTTTGCTCTATAATACATAAACATATTTTGATAAGCAACAAACATTTTGATACTTTTCAATTTTAGAGAAGGAGAAAGTATGGCTATAGTTCCAAAACGTAAGACATCTAAGCAACGTAAACGTAAAAGACGTACACACGATAGCTTACCAGTACAAAACTTAATCTCATGTAAACAATGTTCACAAATGATTCAACAACACACTGTTTGCTACTCATGTGGATATTACAAGGGTGAAAAAGTTGAAGGGTACAAAAGTCTTGATGCACGTTCACAAAGTGAATAATTAATTGAGAACATATCGAAGAGATATGTTTTTTATTGCTTTAAACACAAAGGAAACAAAAATGAATAAATGAGACTCGATTTTTATTTGCGATACTGACACAGTTTGCGGTATTGGTGGGCCGGTTAACTCACAAACTTTAACTTTATTATATGAAGCCAAACACCGCCCCTTAGAAAAGAAAATAATGATTTTAGTTGGTTCGCTAGCACAAGCACAAATTTTTCCGCAATGAAATCAAAACGCTACAGAGTGAGCACAAAAGCATTGGCCAGGCGCATATTCAATAATTGTGAATAA includes:
- a CDS encoding MYPU_1760 family metalloprotease — its product is MKKKIKLWPFLAAPISALSLVSASCNVFSSTEASNQEVLADGLVKAFENKLQLNKVVDDYKLNSSDFLPLNLEDIEHENILSSETKQLINKLNQDPRNWLKLGKVEYSENNFAVTYTDPIFKIKWVDHVYRVRTERQADGSVKNVAYYALGFSGLILLANYFYALQPFGPEIVFLNLVNVNYPYAFTPNVAGLYLPAMQVINLDATTFTEKTFSLKQKVIGLHSTLYHEYTHHWSNSYVEIGDLQDKTVAANTTFEYNDLASATAQNVKVSKSYFYKDFFDKFKTYLHYDDSTGYDPTYIERANGKIARYGNFDVTNDNFIGNARVSTSDIFALANTTDFATYKEIYQRLDAIAETNADGEKEITFTPSDDLETEIDTFFGPAPVKVKSLIIGKAKLDSLKYYYSFEELIPREWQKYSYIPIYYDATDTNINWNNKEGSTYKPYQNFYVSGYVQPSPNNNGFEYLYTNNTFVTDWGRTYPLAATSEHTADPNTRIFANDVWIPVAADQEPTYRKFYRLFLETMGYGKVIAQLKSKADFKVANKTTIASGYTADYTPSIVSQLRFTGYLDGTDYSGFVFKEADNKKTTVKINYLPFVNFRGLQTPANTFAPHASLQTLLPSDVLSNGRDFEVKKVATYVTDYFDRSKIKTDAQIYLWKDTNNNQIAEDNELISELSDTYNSFTPTSPLPARPLTNSDRNLWITDESEYNYEFITRKTPNNTYTLWWKDNLIS
- a CDS encoding MYPU_1760 family metalloprotease; its protein translation is MKKNNSKRWIIGSAVVGLVGITALVGYFAFKPNQTVITSAPQRNIIVEAPSEQVFDEKLERVFTPFEDTLELNTLPDPMTVSPSDFLKLDIETIRKDNLLSNQVEKLISSLNEQPEKWLAEQNFLENPNEYQLTYIDPLFGIKFVEYAYGIGVKTEFDVEQSQLKLVRAPRFTLGKNGLALLANHFLAKQSFGPEIAFLGTININNANQKQKKVLIEYFPESNSINVNMAAWSEKGFSLREKVQIAQEMLFSTYMKHWTNTYVSNLDYNQEFTALAADGRKHSTSKTDNYLSTFVNDFKTLLNFSDSSQTDFVIEELDGKEVFNNKEVNVANFIGKAKIKTSDLFILANSTNLTEVNKLREELKKIQNQNYIVGFLPYLKPNDLLPNTSSAPWYVESFYNEIQDGYSQTFLNFVYFYYLFSELVGREWRKYAFVPYYKWDETRGKSKIHGNYISETNFYGSFYKKNEPLLQFVPIRSAFAQDWFRTTSNLNLNDPKAHTVDRAFSNDIWLDLNSDQPSYLKFYKLFLNTMGYGKLITQIGSTTHQKFVENNELSKKYLKAIDKIKLANNYKKIIGFLPNLDYTGWVFVNGETKKVAKIKYLPFSNFNGLNKPATNLSNFEIMTPSSVLSELSNGQQTKKLAPYVTENFDLNLLTRTDTKMALWKDLNQNNLVEDNELIYDFAANFNSFAPTNPLPQRTILDSSNTFMNQLTPLQSVWTVKAIPNDQSTTYTLSWKNEKLTSN
- the rpmF gene encoding 50S ribosomal protein L32, whose amino-acid sequence is MAIVPKRKTSKQRKRKRRTHDSLPVQNLISCKQCSQMIQQHTVCYSCGYYKGEKVEGYKSLDARSQSE
- a CDS encoding L-threonylcarbamoyladenylate synthase, with translation MNKWDSIFICDTDTVCGIGGPVNSQTLTLLYEAKHRPLEKKIMILVGSLAQAQIFPQWNQNATEWAQKHWPGAYSIIVNNQGFRMPNCEKLCQFLIKNGPMYVSSANISGSAPIHLNEAQKTFPFINNVYSFDCTHSDKPSQIFNLDTNEWIR